Part of the Antennarius striatus isolate MH-2024 chromosome 6, ASM4005453v1, whole genome shotgun sequence genome, TGAGAGCTCAGTTCCTCTTAGAATTGTAGCTCTTCCATGAgctttgtttttatatgttaaTCGAGCACAGAAGAGTCCTCGTGCTTTGCTCTAAATAACAAatcatcatatttttttaagttgaaACTGAGATTGAAATACCTGTTCAGTGGTTAGGGTATTTTCTGATTTGAAGGTCAGATGACAGTGTTTCTGACACTCTCAGAGTGACACGCTTCCAGGTTTGTGTTGCACATCGATGatctaaatatttatttgagctCAATGTCATGTTTAATGTTGCTGAAAAGTGCCAACAGATGCTGGAAGAACACACTTTAAAACTGCAGAATGCAAATTGATGCCTCAAGGCAACGCATGAACAGACTACTACTAGTGCCATTTCAATTCCCGTTAACTGAGCAAGTTCACATTGTTTATAATGCATTTTGATTAGCTGTCTACCAGGAAATGCTACCTAGCCTGAGGCTGAGTTAACAGTTGTCCATATGCCTGCAACAGCTGTTGAAAAGGTAATGAAATAAGACAAGCTGGTGGTCACCTTGGTTTTGAAATTCACTGGCCCACCTTCAGGGTTACTGCTTCTTCTATGGGTCACAAGTTTCACCCTGACTGCCACTGTGAAGAACATGTAATCAAAATATGCATTGTACAGTGGCATCTGAGAAACCTTCCAAATAGCATTATGAACTGATTAGTGCCAAACTAAGAAATGGTTTGTTTCTACTTGGTAATCTAATCATGCATTAGCGTATTAGCTGCTGTTTCAGTAAATGTTAGATGCAGTTGATGATATACCAATtctatatttttctttccaaagACATGTGGGAGAGTTGCTATAATagagaaaatgtaaatatgaaagTGTTTCTTCTCTAAACATTAAATGTAATTGAAAAATTGACAAAAATTGGGGTAGGACACAAACTCAGCAATACCTGTATTCTGAGGATATTCCTCACACACTGAAACCACTGAACATACTATGAAAGTATAGAAATTAATAGCTTTGTCGCCATCAGTTTCactacatcccgcttcaaagcggtgatgttcTGTAATTGTCATCGTTTgtgcgttcgtccgtccgtccgttagtccaccaaatatcttcgcaaccgttgcagatagaaagatgaaacaaaagcatattacccaggcggcaaaggggatgtatatgagatgatgaccttgaccttgagaaaactagctcaaggtcaaacttcaacttttttTGCACTTGGGAATTGGATAAGATagacagacgagggagaaggccagtgtgagtaagatcatagatcaaagcaagtgctttgatctttgatctatgcaagtaggtcagggtaaaattttgaattcagggttgttgcgggatgttgcagtttgtgactgCTTTGCTTCTAGTTGCATTTGTTTATGTATGACTATTTGTCCCCTTTAAAACCAACCACAACCTGTTTTCCTTTATACATTTGAAGAAAGGGCCATGCcttaattaaaatgattaaatgcaTCTGGATGACAGCTGGATGCTATTTTCAATGCACAAAGAGTTTGTACATTGTACCTGAGGTTGTTTACATCCCACTCGCCTTTCTGTTCCCTCTGCTTTATGTCTGCTTGTTAATATATCAACTTtatctttcttcctctttctcccccGTCATGCTTGCCTTGTTTTCTATACTTTGCTTGTAGGTGTTCTTGAAAAAACAACGGAGGGGGAAGCAGCTGCTCTCATCAAGGCTAAGACACTTTACAAGTCCTGTACAAATGAGAGTACGTCAGCTGGAATTAGATGCAAGACAAACTATTCCTTTTGTAAATTCAATTTCCCTCGAGTGAATATTTTTCTGATTATATTGTTGTGCCGCTAGTCAAGTGATTTGCAAAACTATCTATAAAAACTGCTCTAACAATTTTTATATTactaattttacatttttaatataacTATTAGTTTTAAAAGCAATGATtactatttttcttcttcacagtCTTTTGTGATGCAAGTGAcggctttttttaaaaaagcttctTGGCTTAAAAGCCACCTGAAAACTCTCATGTGTGCTTAAATTTGCATAGATTTactatgatagatagatagatagatagatagatagatagatagatagatagatagatagatagatagatagatagatagatagatagatagatagatagatagatagatagatagatagatagatagatagatagatagatagatagatagatagatagataggaaATTGCATGGTTTAGGAGCGGcacaattaatgaataaaaccaaggttccttttctttttaattcattctttGAAAATAGACTATTGGAAAtgctgaatatttaaaatcattaaatgctgACTGTTTTCTTATATGCTGCTTTCAAGGTTTGATAGAGAGCAGAGGAGGGGCTCCTTTGCTTGACACGTTGCCTGATGTGTTTGAGTGGCCCATAGCTGTTGACCACTGGGAGGCCAATTACAGTAAAGTATTCTCGTCCATGTTCACTCTGCAGATCCAGGAAAGTCAGCTTTTAAATTTCCATATCTGTTCTTCAGGTGCTGCATGGAGATTGGAGGATGTCATAGCTAGGCTGAATGAAAAATATGGAACTCAGCTTGTGGTCAATTTTTTTGTCGGCACCGACGACAGGGACTCCAATGCACACATTATTCATGTAGGTCTGCGGCTGTTGTCAGGAAGTCCTTTTCCATCTGTCTTTCTGCTTCACAGACCTACATTGACACTGACATTCATTTATCATATCCATCCAGCTTGAAAATTCATCACCTACCAATTTCCTCAAATTTGATTTCTTTGGCAGTTTGACCAGCAGACAAGCCTCGGCCTGTTGTCCAGAGATTACTATGCTTGCACAGGACCCTATGCAGAGGTAGGCATATGCTTCCATGTGTTCATGAAGACTAGTGCCATTGAGTCTGGTTTCCATATCCTCTGGACTTTGATTCAGGAAATATGATGCCCAACAAAGGAAGAGGGCATCAGTTGAAGCATCGAGACCTTAattaagtttgtgtttgttcgtATGTATAAATTTACTTGCAAGCTGTGCGTGAGATAAATGCAGCAAGAGAGGATTAAAATCAGAAGAGAAACAATCTAGACCAGATGTGTGACACCCCCTgctctggttttattttacattgaaccATGAACTCTTGATTAATATGCAGAAATCAGCTCTTAAATGCACTCAGCTTGAGGCAGGCAAatcatgtgtgggtgtgtgtttctgtgtgtaagTCCATGTagttttgtttctgtcattgGTTCAATTCAAACCAATAACCTTCTTTGATTCCTGCTGAAATAGGTTCAGATGCAGATACtacaaatgagtgtgtgtgtgtgtgtgacaggcaTGTCGGGCCTATGAGCAGTTCATGACTGACTTGGCTAAGCTGATCCGCACCGACCGGGGACTGTCTGTGAATGACACCCGCATCAGAGAGGAGGTGACACGAATCATGGACCTGGAGAGGGACATTGCTAATGTAAGACCTCTGGAAGAGACCTCAGTAGTTGGTCAGATCTAAAAACTTTCACTTGTATTACTGTACTAAGGAAACCATGTTTTTAACAAGCAATACATGCCGTATCTCTCATTTCTGCTTTACACAACAGgagtttgtggaaaaaaaaaaacagcttctgACAGTTTCTTACTCACGTCTCTCCTTCTTTATTTGTGGCTCCAGTTGGCAGCAGCCGATCTGCAAACCCTGATTCTCTTGACCCATACACAAATGTTCCACTGTCCCCATTTGTCATGGTGCAGGTCGCCTCTGCTCATGGCAGATGCTTCACTTACCTTTCAGTCAGCTGCTGGCTTTTTACAAATCTTTCAAGCTCATCCACTGACATTCAGAGACCTAAAACTTCTCAGGATTGCAAACATGCTTGTTGTGGCTGAACCTGCAAAGTCAATGcatgtgttttctctgtcttgcaCTTTCCAAGGCGACCGATACTCCGGAGGACCGCAACAACCCAGTCTTGCTTTACAACAAGATGGAACTGGGTGACCTTAATGCCAATTTCACCCTTGAGGTTGACTCAAAGGTAAAAATACACGTCTGCATCTGTCAGAATGTTTTTTCTCTGTCCTTGCCCttgcaaagttttttttctccttttattgCTCTGCTTTTGGTGTTGTCCTGAAGGTATTTGACTGGAGTTACTTCACCGCAAAGATAATGGATACAGTTAACATCAGTGTTCCTGACACAGAAAAGATCATAAACTACTCCCCCAATTACTACAAGAGACTCAACCTTGTCTTGACCAGATACACAAAGAGGTTTGTTTCTATGAGTCTGGTTCTGTCTGTGTATAATTTCCTGTTTATGTGCACTTGTGTTGTCTAGAGTGTACTGCATGCAAACTGAACAACTCCATTATTATAATGTAGTGGTTTTGTGACCTAATAGAGCCTTTGGTCACGCTTCCTTTTCTCACAGGGATCTGCAGAACTACCTGGTGTGGCGTTTTGCTATGAATATGGTTGTGGGCTTGAGTAGATCTTATAGGGACACCAGGAAAGCTTTCCGCAAGGTATGTCACTCCATTGAATAATGTTGAATTGTAAGTATTCCAAAAACCTGATAAATATACATTGAAAAGCATAAattgaatgtgtttgtgaatgaaCCAAAATATGTGTagtgaaatttaattaaaatttttaataataGATGGGAATATccataaattttaattttacaattaGCAAGACTGCGACTACAATCTGGAGCATTGTTCTTAGTGATTACAGTTTGCATTAAAAGTTAATTTAAGCATTGTGACATCACCACAACACATACAGGAATGACTGTAAAATgttgtcaccatggcaaccatcCAATTGAAATATGTCAGCCTATTTCCTAATTTGCCTTAAACTCAAAGCAGAGCTGACACAGTTTGGATTGCCAGAGTTCTTGTGTTATGaagcaaatgtttaaaaatttgaGCTCAAAATGATAATATAGGGGAGGCAGTTTTGTCTAAATGATATAATAGTTGTCAAGAAATATAATTCAAAATGTCACTGTTGTTGTGGTTTCAGATGATTTAGTCTTAAAGGTCTCATATTAAACTCTAATATTATTATACTCTAATCAATTGcacacagctgccagatgtccaactacactgtattagTAGTTAGTTAGTGTAGTAAGTTTGTACTAACTAGGTGtcaaactaactagtttttgaactaacttttaaactaactaggttttgaactaagtaactaggttttaaactaactagattcgaaaactaactaactaggttttaaactaaataggttttgaactaactaactaactaactaactaactaactaactaggttttaaactaactacaTTTAAAACTAGCTGAAGAGTTTttatgaatgagtgaatgaattgaattcaatttgaaatgtattgaacCCAAAATTACTCCGTGGTCCTGAATTTCAGCAGCCTAAAAGTCAGTCAGATGAGCTCGACTGAGAACACATATTTCAGGCCTGCTCCATTAAATACTAATGAGCTCTTTCTGTCTTCACCTGTTACACACCCCTCTCACAGAAAGGACGTGGCTAACCATAGCATGGGTTCATATTTACGATGGATGTACCAGGTGCTCTCCAATATATGAACATggaacttacaaacatttgtagataGGAACAACCACTGACTGATGTCTAAATGTTCATAATATGCCATATTGCAGTTCGTATTTTGAACCGCGCACAACACCCGAGTAATTCTCCTTTTTACCTCAATCCACGAGAGCAGCAGCGCTCGATGCGTGCATCTCCAAAGCATCTCCCTCATCTCACCCAGTTataaacaattcagcttatgaacagcCTCTCGGAACGTGTGTTCTTGTCTGGTGTGCATCATCAGGTGTGCAACATagtgaacacacgcacacatgaaGCTGCCCCTtgtctgtgtatgtatgtgtagcCTGcctatgtgtgcgtgtgtttgctATGACTCCGGAGACACACAGGACGCGAACACACGCTCACATAGGCAGGctacacacagccacacagctGAGGGGCAGAGGTGCTTATCGACCGCACCTTAGTAACATGAAACTTGCTTAAAACACCGTTGTGGAGTGGactgaagtggaaccaaatatTTAGCCAAAAACAAGCTGTCTTCACCATACAACTGTAAATAAGACTAAAAACGTGGTGACACTAACCTGTGGCACAGGTGCAGTTAGTGGTTCCTGTATGGTTGGGACTGATCCTTTTATGAGGATCATTGTCGAGACAAAGTCACTTTTGTACTGACCCTCATTACTGAAGCAGGTGAAGTGAAGTGGTTcgcacaaacaaataaacttgcAGGAAATGTAGCCGGTACGTTGTGATTACAGATTTAACACAATCATTTCACACTTTGGGGAAAATGGATGTCAGCAAAATCTTTCTTAACAATTCATCAGTAGTTGAGATATGTTTGATTGGACAGAAAGCACACCATTCATACAGCCATGCTGGTAAAAATACTGCATGCATGCATGGGCATGCATGGTTatgaagtgaaaaaacaaacaaacttggtttaataaataattaattatttattattccagTTTAATTATCCTACATTATAACTGGTAAGGTTCCTATTCCTTTTCCCACAGGCTCTGACTGGCACAACATCAGAGGCAGCAGTGTGGCGACAGTGTGCACTTTATGTCAACAGCAACATGGATAATGCTGTAGGGCGACTGTATGTGCAAGAGGCCTTTTCTGAAAAGAGCAAAGAACTGGTCAGTGACTGGATTATTAAATTGTTTCTTCCTTTGGTTTATCAAATTATCTCTCTCATGCTACCCTTGTGTCTCGTATCTCTAccacagaaatgtatttttcaaaatgtctgtgtaggttcttagTCATCCAGGTCCAGGCAAATCACGAAGAGCAAGataagaatcaactggacttgtttaAAGTTGGtcgaagatgtttcacctctcatccaagaggcttcttcagttctttttcttcagaccagaaGAAGCATCTTAGATGAAAAGTGAACCATCTTCAACCAACTTTAAACAAGTCCATTTGACTCTTTTTATGAtcttctttatatttttgaaagtaCCTGCTAAACGCTACCAAGCACATTGTCTTTGTTATGATGCCCACACCTCTCAACATGTAAATGACAGCTATggccatgcatgtgtgtgcacgctTTGGCAGTATGTAcctcataataataatggatttgatttatatcACGCTTTTGTGTGGACACTCAATGTGCTCACAGTGATTCCATTATTCATTTGCTCCTCATTcctacttggtgatggtagattACATGTGTAGGCACAGCTGCCCTGCGACAGACTGATGGCAGCTAATCCGTGCCATTGGCCTCTCCGACCACTActacagtggttcttaaccttgttggaagtaacgaaccctgccggtttcatatgctcactcaccgaaccctttagttaaaaaaacataaataaataaatttaagatataagtacagtatatgttttacgggtgtatttaatgaattgtgccaCCTTtaattaatgtcacctttttcaaagaacaaaaccaagacagtgcatcaactcacatgaaatgacctgcaaatcagtgtgacttctgctgttgttgtatagagatcagatcagatatgcgtggcttcacctcggcaagtgctactcttatgtcattttcacagcaaagtctgtttcttttgttttccatccagCTTAAGGatgtgttcctttatttttgccaatgCCAGACTAGGGTTGTTCAACTTCACATTGCAAATCTTGCAGAACGCtaactcccatcacgttccgttatacagtacatgtaaattcacgttaataatgataataatggattagatttatatagcgcttttctggacactcaaagacgctttacaatggatccattattcattcactcctcattcattcttGGGGATGGTAGACtacacagctgccctggggcagactgacggaggcgtggctgccaatctgcgcctgcggccaccggaacaatcacacacattcacacaccagcgagtgccccactggaggcaaggggGGTAAAGTGTCTTTCCCAAgaacacaacgacaaatgactcggcagGATAGGGAATCGAACctccgatcttgaatcattggacgacccgctctaccactgagccacagccgCCTGTTGTACATATTTGTTctaccactttctttttttgctcaacatagttactatgaattaaaatattaagaaagcaatcagatgacgtaccatcatggcaggcataaatcgactactgagtgcgcaaaatcccctgtagcacaggtaggctaatcaatgtagagtcacatgatcacctgcagccattgatggctaagggggtgtgtcatcacgaattgacaagatgtgtcaaacgtacacagtgattcgtgtatgttcttGACTTCCTTTtctgccgaacccctgagaaCGTCTCACCGAatccctagggttcgatcgaacccaggttaagaaccactgcactACTGGAACTttcatacacattcacacaccagcgaggcaaggagggtaaagtgtcgtGCCTAAGGACACAATGACAGATGACTTggggagtgggatttgaactgCCACTCCTACGATCTACcacctgagccactgctgccccagaCTGTATGTGTACCTGTATACACCTGCCACAATACACCAAATACATGTTCGAATATACAGTGTTTTGTATCAGCCTGCAGGGTTGACCTGCACCTGACACATGGATTACACACCTTATGTACCAGTCacagatatattttatttgtggaaTGTAACTAAATACATTTCAGGAAGTACTGTCTATGAGTTGCTTTTGCTCTTTAATGTATACTGCTTAGTATTTACAGTGCAGgagcttttttccccctcaattTCGCATTTActaaaattaattattgaagtaaaaaattaaaagagacGAAATTGTAATAGTGAAACAAAATTGTGTAAAACTTCGATATTGAACAATAGATAAAGCCTAAGTTATACTCCCATAATTCAGTGATGATCTGTATTTCCAATGAAGCACCAAGAGATTAAGCATGAAGAAAGTAGCCTTTGCTTTGCAGCAGAATCCACCATTGGTGCAGATGCATCTTGCACACATTATGCAGAGCATGATCATATTGAGTCTCCATTTGTTGGTGCTATaatcaagttaaaaaaatagtGAGACATCTTAAACAGTCCTGCAAACACAGCAGAGCTGAAAGTTCACTGTCAAAGAAATGAGTCACTCTTCCAGGGAATACCAACATGTTGGAATGAAACTCTCAACCCACGAAAGCCAATACTGGCACAGCAGGAAGACTACTAAGGCATGCTAAAATCAGTTTAATATGACAGGCTGGCAAAGTTAGAGACACTGCTGGAGCCATGTAGGTAAATTGATATCTCTGCCCCCAGGggaaatataattaatttaatagtCACTTTGTGGCAAGCCCTCCCTGACATCTCTTACTAAATTCAACATCTAATTCAgttaacagaaaaataagatcAGACATCattatgtaataaatgtaatcCCTGTAAATTTatgtcatatttatttatttcgaCATTGTTTTTATCTGCCTCTGAATGTACAAATCACTAAGCACTTTTTAAACTTGTCATGAACCACTACTAATTactaaatatttgtttaattgattgaaatttttttaaatagataatcatacatttacattttaagacGGTACTCTATTGACATTTTTGTAGTTAATAagtatattatttattaaccAGAGAGATGaagtgaataataataataaggaaataagcagtcacagactgcaacatactgtgacacccctgaattcaaaattttaccctgacctaccttcataggtcagggtcatttaataaaagacccatgatccaactagtgcatagactagtgcatatggagaaggccaatgtgagtaagaccatagatcaaagggaGTGCTCTGAACTACTtttatagatcaaagcactagctttgatctatggtcttactcacactggccttctccctcatctttctatcctgTCCGGTTCCTGATtgtacaaaaatattaaattagacCGTGGCTTACTTTTCTaaaggttaaggtcatcatctcatttccatcccctttgccgtaTATTCTGTAttctgctctttgtttcatctgtctatctgcaacggttgcgaagatatttagtggacaaacgaacgagcgtagaaacacacaaacattgtcaatcgcaatacatcaccgctttgaagtaaTGCAataataatgtactgtattacataataataataattaataataataaatattttattattatattttattaatgtaaCAATAGATTTCACTGCAATCACACAGCAAAAAGTAATTTGAACATACATACCACATGGTGAGAGGTGTTTGAAAAAGCCCGATGGTTTGTGGTCTCTATTGGTTTGTGGTTAACCACCCTGCATTGTCCAAACAGTCATGTATTGTGTTTGTGAGGAATCTACTGATATTATGAGTCACTGGAATGCCTCTGTCAGCTTGCTGTGGTCTCAAAGCACAAAGGTGGTTACACAGATCTTGACCGTGACCTCTGCTATAACTGCTTGTTTTTTCAATCTTTACTTTTACTccattgtctgtttttgttttgtcttttttcttgtttgttttttagaagaCGAAAGTTTTTACTGTCAGATAATTCGGGTGCAATAAAGGCTTTGCACAATATCCTACTGTTGTGGTGGCGGCTGTCAGTCTGACTGTGTTTAGGTGGAGTCTTGTAAATGTTGTAACTCAAGACCAATAGATCGTGAAGACACATGTTCCCACTAAGCTTCTGATCTGCATTTTCAAACACCTTGTTCTGCAATCTTTGTTTCACAAGTAGGAAATCCCATCATTTTATTCCACTACCATAATGTGCCTTTATCAGTGTGTGCACAAGTATACTCTATAAAAAGATGTATTAAGTTAAGGCATATGTTTGCCTAATACTGGTACTTGTTTATTATATTACTACTTTTAGCAGTACAGAATTCAACCCCCAACTGTTGGCTACATCTGTAGCTGTACTTGAATGTTTAAAGATTTTAAgatgcaaaatgaaaatcattacagtttcaataatcaatcaatctgaAAATTTGCAGCCAGTACAGCAGGCACAGAGAATTTTGAGAAATGTTGAGGGAAGTAGAAAAGTagccaaaatgttttttgcgGACGTGTCCAAATTTCCATCATCACTTTCAGTCAGTAAACAAGATGTTATTCTCTCTGGCATTGACTCTCACCGaagaaataataatgtaatatgaTATTTCTGTTAACGCTCCATCTGTTAAACGAATCGCATTATTTTGTAGATTATATTACCTGAGGTCGTCACACTCCTACACGGGGAGTGTGACCCCTGAGTACTTCTACAATATCAAATAGCATGTGTTGATATGTGATATGTGCAATGATGAGGTCTGACACAGGGAGGTCCGTTTTTATGATTGTGTTGCACAATATGTTAAAACATTATTATGTGAAAGCTTTGAACTGAATCCTGTTTGAAAAccttatgagaaaaaaaaaagtacatctaTAGTCAGTGTTCACTAACTGACAGCCTGTCAGGGTTTCTGACTTATGATTGGGTGAatgttgtttctgtgttctttgtttgtgtgcatgtgggcATCAGATGGAGGAAATGATTAAAGACATTCGAGAAGTGTTTATTAGTAACCTTGATGAACTGACCTGGATGGATGCACAGACCAAGaaagcagctgaggagaaggtATTGATGACAATATATTTTATGACATCTCAATTTCTTGTTCTTTAGGATAtattctttttcatcttctaTTTTCTTGTAGGCCCAAGCTATTCGGCAAAGGATAGGCTATTCTGACAACATCATGGATGATGAATACCTTAACAAAGAGTACAAAGATGTGAGTATCTGAAAAAAGCaattatgaatgttttttttctttcgctGATTTAGTGATTAACAGAATACAGAGTGAGCTCATTGAAGCTGCATATCAGTTCTATCAACATATCTGTGTGAGGAATTCACTTTCATTAGTTTTTCTGGATAATATATGAATGATTGTTGATAGCTCTTCtcaatctgtttttttcccctctgtgtGTTGATGTTAGCTGCTCTACAGTTCAGAGGAGTACTTTGAAAACATCTTACAGAACCTGGAGTATATGCAGAAGAAGCGCCTGCGGAAACTCAGAGTCAAAGTCAACAAAGACGAGTGAGATTCTCCATGGAGAACAGAATTAAATAATTACCGGGCAAAACGATTTATTCAGTATTGGTTATGATTAGTGACATATTTAAAtcagtgaaaaaacaacaacaaactttttCACATATTGTGCATCAGAGTGACAGACCAGCTTGCATTTAGCATACTGCATTCAGATTCTCCCACACAAACTCCTACTGGCAGATACAGTTCAGCATTCCATTAAGCAGAGTAGGAAAGataattttagattttattattaACCAGAGGTGGTTTTGATATAtttcattgaatttgatttttgtgCACAATAGTCCTTTTTTATAGTTGTATTGTTAAATCCACTCTGATTGTCTTCTCCAGGTGGGTAACTGGTGCAGCTGTTGTTAATGCCTTTTACTCATCCAGCAAAAACCAGAtaggtatttttttctttcaaatgcaTATGCAAACAGACTGACATCTAAACCTACTaagtcttttttccccccttgtATTAGTGTTCCCAGCAGGAATTCTCCAGCCGCCTTTCTTCAGCAAAGGTCAAGCTAAATCTCTAAACTACGGTGGCATCGGCATGGTAATCGGTCATGAGATCACACATGGTTTTGATGATAATGGTGAGATTTTCCGCACTGTTGCTCTCTGTTTCTGCCAGAGGCAGCTTTGGCAGATTATATTGGTATTTGGGTTGAAATATTTCCCTCTCTGCAACTGGTACCAGTTCACTTCAACTCCCAGTactcattttcattccattttatAAAACGAAAGATTCTTTTACATACTAGCATCCACCTCCAGCTGCAACCCAGAAGCGCAGTAAAAATCACAACACACAAAGTGCTATGGTAGAAAGAATAATAGTTTAGCCacagtgttgtttttggttgttCATTTAAATTCCTGCAGCcattatttaatgtatttgtttccttgtttaaGGCCGTAACTATGATAAGGATGGTGACCTGAAGGATTGGTGGACACCGGACTCCACTCAGAGGTTCCTGGAACTTTCAAAATGCATCGTCAATCAGTACAGTAACTTCTCATGGGACCTGGCCAATGGCCTACACGTAAGAAGTCCTTGTGAATTTAATTTTCGCCCTTTTGCCCTCGTTTTGTAAAGGTTCATGTAAAAGTTTTATAGAATTGACAGCAGAAACTCAGA contains:
- the LOC137596815 gene encoding neprilysin-like isoform X3, with product MPIYTIDRKFPDASVELIQPAVERGDLSMTETNTPKSAKKPRWTSLEIGLITIVSLLFIVIVALIILFATQKTDKICTTADCTQSASRLIENMDMTADPCEDFYQYACGGWLKKNIIPETSSRYSTFDILRDELEVILKGVLEKTTEGEAAALIKAKTLYKSCTNESTSAGIRCKTNYSFCLIESRGGAPLLDTLPDVFEWPIAVDHWEANYSAAWRLEDVIARLNEKYGTQLVVNFFVGTDDRDSNAHIIHFDQQTSLGLLSRDYYACTGPYAEACRAYEQFMTDLAKLIRTDRGLSVNDTRIREEVTRIMDLERDIANATDTPEDRNNPVLLYNKMELGDLNANFTLEVDSKVFDWSYFTAKIMDTVNISVPDTEKIINYSPNYYKRLNLVLTRYTKRDLQNYLVWRFAMNMVVGLSRSYRDTRKAFRKALTGTTSEAAVWRQCALYVNSNMDNAVGRLYVQEAFSEKSKELMEEMIKDIREVFISNLDELTWMDAQTKKAAEEKAQAIRQRIGYSDNIMDDEYLNKEYKDLLYSSEEYFENILQNLEYMQKKRLRKLRVKVNKDEWVTGAAVVNAFYSSSKNQIVFPAGILQPPFFSKGQAKSLNYGGIGMVIGHEITHGFDDNGRNYDKDGDLKDWWTPDSTQRFLELSKCIVNQYSNFSWDLANGLHLNGNNTLGENIADNGGIRQAYQAYVNYVKKNGKEPAMPGIDLSHDQLFFLNFAQVWCGTHRPEQAVNSIKVDVHSPGKFRVLGSLQNFQEFAKAFSCNKSSYMVPDNICRVW
- the LOC137596815 gene encoding neprilysin-like isoform X4; its protein translation is MPIYTIDRKFPDASVELIQPAVERGDLSMTETNTPKSAKKPRWTSLEIGLITIVSLLFIVIVALIILFATQKTDKICTTADCTQSASRLIENMDMTADPCEDFYQYACGGWLKKNIIPETSSRYSTFDILRDELEVILKGVLEKTTEGEAAALIKAKTLYKSCTNESLIESRGGAPLLDTLPDVFEWPIAVDHWEANYSAAWRLEDVIARLNEKYGTQLVVNFFVGTDDRDSNAHIIHFDQQTSLGLLSRDYYACTGPYAEACRAYEQFMTDLAKLIRTDRGLSVNDTRIREEVTRIMDLERDIANATDTPEDRNNPVLLYNKMELGDLNANFTLEVDSKVFDWSYFTAKIMDTVNISVPDTEKIINYSPNYYKRLNLVLTRYTKRDLQNYLVWRFAMNMVVGLSRSYRDTRKAFRKALTGTTSEAAVWRQCALYVNSNMDNAVGRLYVQEAFSEKSKELMEEMIKDIREVFISNLDELTWMDAQTKKAAEEKAQAIRQRIGYSDNIMDDEYLNKEYKDLLYSSEEYFENILQNLEYMQKKRLRKLRVKVNKDEWVTGAAVVNAFYSSSKNQIVFPAGILQPPFFSKGQAKSLNYGGIGMVIGHEITHGFDDNGRNYDKDGDLKDWWTPDSTQRFLELSKCIVNQYSNFSWDLANGLHLNGNNTLGENIADNGGIRQAYQAYVNYVKKNGKEPAMPGIDLSHDQLFFLNFAQVWCGTHRPEQAVNSIKVDVHSPGKFRVLGSLQNFQEFAKAFSCNKSSYMVPDNICRVW